From a single Lactococcus carnosus genomic region:
- the hisI gene encoding phosphoribosyl-AMP cyclohydrolase — MTRHANFSQTDIKLDFEKSPDGLVPVIVTDIANGQVLMLAYMNAQSYQLTLETKEMWYWSRSRQELWHKGDTSGHYQYVKSIKVDCDFDTLLIAVDQVGPACHTGARSCFFTDVVTMREEY; from the coding sequence ATGACGAGGCATGCAAATTTTAGTCAGACTGACATTAAACTTGATTTTGAAAAAAGTCCTGATGGATTGGTGCCTGTTATCGTGACAGATATTGCAAATGGCCAAGTCTTGATGTTAGCCTATATGAATGCGCAAAGTTATCAGCTGACATTAGAGACAAAAGAAATGTGGTACTGGTCGAGATCTCGTCAAGAACTATGGCACAAGGGTGATACGTCAGGCCATTACCAATATGTTAAAAGTATTAAGGTGGACTGTGATTTTGACACGCTTCTGATTGCTGTTGATCAAGTTGGTCCGGCTTGTCACACAGGTGCTAGAAGTTGCTTTTTTACGGATGTCGTCACGATGAGGGAGGAGTACTAA
- the hisH gene encoding imidazole glycerol phosphate synthase subunit HisH, translated as MTIAVIDYDAGNTANVLRALEKLGVTAVLTADQNVIKAADGIILPGVGAFPTAMAELEKRDLITSLKTAVASGIPLLGICLGMQLLLDASEEHHFTEGLGLIPGTCRAIPTRKGLKVPHMGWNNLSVHRDTMLTKGLQGNYVYFVHSYFTDVANPFLDATADYGLALPAMISHGHVYGCQFHPEKSGDVGLGILENFKEIVYANTTSN; from the coding sequence ATGACAATTGCAGTGATTGATTACGACGCGGGTAATACAGCAAATGTGTTGCGTGCACTAGAGAAGCTAGGTGTAACAGCAGTTTTGACAGCTGATCAAAATGTGATCAAGGCTGCTGACGGCATCATCTTACCAGGTGTTGGGGCCTTTCCCACGGCAATGGCTGAACTTGAAAAACGCGACTTGATCACAAGTCTGAAGACAGCTGTCGCAAGTGGCATACCACTTTTAGGTATTTGTTTAGGGATGCAACTGCTACTTGACGCATCAGAAGAACATCATTTTACAGAAGGACTGGGCTTAATTCCAGGAACCTGTCGTGCTATTCCAACACGTAAAGGCTTAAAAGTACCACATATGGGTTGGAATAACTTAAGTGTTCATCGTGACACTATGTTGACAAAAGGTTTACAGGGTAACTATGTTTATTTTGTACATTCTTACTTTACAGATGTTGCCAACCCTTTTCTAGATGCAACAGCAGACTATGGCCTAGCCCTTCCAGCTATGATTTCTCATGGTCATGTCTATGGTTGCCAGTTTCATCCAGAAAAATCTGGGGATGTCGGTCTTGGTATCCTAGAAAACTTTAAGGAGATTGTCTATGCAAATACTACCAGCAATTGA
- the hisD gene encoding histidinol dehydrogenase, protein MKRLTGTVQEISDVLAADYAAYSQAQNDVDDIVSSIISNVRENGDSALDAYAQKFDGMVPELLEVSRETIARAFDEIDPAVLTALEHAKANIESYHKHQVEKGFVDTETDGVVRGQLVLPIEKVGVYVPGGTAAYPSSVLMNVLPAKIAGVPEIYMVTPPQANFNPAILVAAALSGVTKIYQVGGAQAIAALAYGTQTIPKVDKITGPGNVFVATAKKQVFGQVGIDMIAGPSEIGVIADASAKASYVAADLLSQAEHDKLARAILVTNSVALADAVDLALSEQLENLPRKAIAQESIVQNGRTIVTDTIDDMFALMNDIAPEHLEIAMDNAIEYLPKVKHAGSIFLGHFTSEPIGDYYAGTNHVLPTSGTSRFYSALGVYDFVKRSQFTYYSQDAVAKASKDITTLAYSEGLEGHARAIEIRDEQA, encoded by the coding sequence ATGAAACGATTGACAGGAACAGTTCAGGAAATTTCAGATGTCTTGGCTGCTGATTATGCAGCCTATTCACAAGCACAAAATGATGTAGATGATATCGTTTCAAGTATTATCTCAAATGTGCGAGAAAATGGAGACAGCGCGCTCGATGCGTACGCACAAAAGTTTGATGGGATGGTACCGGAGCTACTTGAAGTTTCACGTGAAACAATCGCGCGTGCATTTGATGAGATTGATCCAGCTGTTTTAACAGCTTTGGAACATGCCAAAGCGAATATTGAATCTTACCATAAACATCAGGTCGAAAAAGGCTTTGTTGATACCGAAACAGATGGTGTGGTCAGAGGACAGCTCGTTTTACCAATCGAAAAGGTTGGTGTCTATGTACCGGGTGGCACAGCGGCTTACCCCTCTAGTGTATTGATGAATGTCTTACCTGCTAAGATAGCTGGTGTCCCTGAAATCTATATGGTGACACCACCACAAGCAAACTTTAACCCGGCTATTTTGGTTGCCGCCGCCTTATCAGGTGTGACGAAAATCTACCAAGTTGGTGGTGCGCAAGCCATCGCAGCCTTGGCTTATGGGACGCAGACGATACCGAAAGTAGATAAGATTACAGGACCTGGTAATGTGTTTGTTGCAACAGCTAAAAAACAAGTTTTCGGACAAGTTGGGATTGATATGATTGCTGGTCCTTCTGAAATCGGTGTAATTGCAGATGCATCCGCAAAAGCGAGTTATGTTGCTGCAGATCTACTCTCACAAGCTGAGCACGATAAGTTAGCACGTGCCATACTCGTGACGAATTCAGTTGCCTTAGCTGATGCTGTTGATCTGGCTTTATCAGAGCAACTGGAAAATTTGCCGCGTAAGGCCATTGCACAGGAGTCAATAGTTCAAAATGGTCGGACGATCGTTACCGATACCATCGATGATATGTTTGCTTTGATGAATGATATAGCACCTGAGCATTTAGAGATTGCCATGGATAATGCCATCGAATATTTGCCAAAGGTTAAGCATGCTGGAAGTATCTTTTTAGGTCATTTTACGTCGGAACCGATCGGCGACTATTATGCTGGGACGAATCATGTCTTACCGACATCAGGGACATCTCGCTTTTATAGTGCCTTAGGCGTTTACGACTTTGTCAAGCGTAGTCAGTTTACCTATTATAGTCAAGATGCAGTTGCTAAGGCAAGTAAAGATATTACGACCCTAGCCTATTCTGAAGGCCTTGAGGGGCATGCGAGAGCGATAGAAATTCGTGATGAGCAAGCATAA
- a CDS encoding tRNA (mnm(5)s(2)U34)-methyltransferase, which yields MLTPLQMVHVFLSDISHDAVVVDATMGQGYDTVFLAKLSDHVYAFDVQEVALVTTRQRLSDKELTAELILDGHENLDLYIKQPVDAAIFNLGYLPQSDKSIITHGQTTLAALTKLLAILVRGGRIGMMVYYGHDGGVEERDEVLAFVMALPQNAYHVMRYGGINQAHQPPFALLIEKR from the coding sequence ATGCTAACGCCTCTGCAAATGGTACATGTGTTCCTTTCGGATATTAGCCATGATGCTGTTGTTGTAGATGCAACGATGGGACAAGGCTATGATACAGTTTTCTTAGCCAAATTGAGTGATCATGTGTATGCTTTTGATGTACAGGAGGTTGCCTTAGTAACAACGAGACAGCGCTTGTCTGATAAGGAATTAACCGCTGAGTTGATTCTAGATGGTCATGAAAATCTTGATTTATATATTAAGCAACCAGTTGATGCGGCTATTTTTAATCTAGGCTATTTACCTCAGTCTGATAAGTCTATCATCACACATGGGCAAACAACACTAGCAGCGCTGACTAAATTATTAGCCATACTCGTTCGAGGTGGTCGCATTGGGATGATGGTCTATTATGGTCATGATGGCGGAGTCGAGGAACGTGATGAGGTGTTAGCATTTGTTATGGCATTACCTCAAAATGCGTATCACGTCATGCGTTATGGTGGAATTAACCAGGCACATCAGCCACCCTTTGCTTTATTGATAGAAAAGCGCTAA
- the hisE gene encoding phosphoribosyl-ATP diphosphatase, which produces MITELYKQAIARKKEPKTGSYTTYLFDKGLDKILKKVGEEATEVIIAAKNADKVEIANEAADVFYHIAVMLAETGVTPADIQAVLDARTGKQSHVHDRSEINDY; this is translated from the coding sequence ATGATTACAGAGCTATACAAACAAGCAATTGCCAGAAAAAAAGAGCCTAAGACAGGCTCTTATACGACTTATTTATTTGATAAAGGCTTAGACAAAATTCTAAAAAAAGTTGGTGAGGAAGCGACAGAAGTCATCATTGCTGCTAAAAATGCAGACAAGGTTGAGATCGCCAACGAGGCAGCAGATGTCTTTTATCATATCGCTGTCATGCTAGCTGAAACTGGCGTCACACCAGCCGATATCCAAGCAGTACTTGATGCACGAACTGGTAAGCAATCTCATGTCCATGACCGATCAGAGATAAATGATTATTAG
- the serB gene encoding phosphoserine phosphatase SerB, translating into MTKIKGLLIMDVDSTLIQEEGIDLLGELAGSGPEIADITHRAMNGELDFAESLHARVGLLAGLPVSVFDTIRKQIHFTDGARDLVDSLHAKGWRVGVVSGGFHETVDGLARELGIDYVRANHLEAIAGKLTGKVTGDIVTKSVKLDSLKKWAQELGLDLSQTVAMGDGANDLPMILASGIGIAFNAKDIVREQAPYQINVPNLALALDIIKEVRGEL; encoded by the coding sequence ATGACCAAAATTAAGGGTCTATTGATTATGGATGTGGATAGCACATTAATTCAAGAAGAAGGCATTGATTTACTTGGAGAGCTTGCAGGTAGCGGTCCTGAGATAGCTGATATTACACATCGTGCCATGAATGGAGAGCTTGATTTTGCTGAGTCTCTCCATGCGCGTGTTGGCTTATTAGCAGGATTACCGGTATCAGTTTTTGACACGATACGCAAACAAATCCATTTTACAGATGGCGCGCGTGATTTAGTTGACAGCTTGCATGCTAAGGGATGGCGAGTTGGTGTTGTGTCAGGTGGCTTTCACGAAACTGTAGATGGCCTTGCTAGAGAACTTGGTATTGACTATGTCCGTGCCAATCATCTCGAAGCCATAGCAGGCAAGTTAACTGGTAAGGTCACTGGGGATATCGTAACGAAATCAGTTAAACTGGATAGCTTAAAAAAATGGGCGCAAGAACTTGGTCTAGACTTATCACAGACAGTTGCCATGGGCGATGGTGCGAATGATTTACCGATGATCTTAGCTAGTGGGATTGGTATTGCCTTTAATGCGAAAGACATCGTGCGTGAACAAGCACCCTACCAAATTAATGTGCCAAACTTGGCACTTGCACTTGATATCATCAAGGAAGTTAGAGGTGAGCTATGA
- a CDS encoding phosphatase PAP2 family protein → MKHKKTYQLNASFGLVMFVMLGYLVKFFPNSLTNVDSSIQQLIRRNLSATSTSFFKQVTHFGSARYVVIILGLLLLLFLIKKWYTEAIFLTVNVVMAPILVTILKYVYTRQRPSLPHLVVEKGLSFPSGHAAVSIMLYVTLMVICRQRIKHQYAKNIPLVLAVIIVGLIGMSRIYLGVHYPTDILGGWLISGSWLLFWFPVYDEFRFKWRFKGVQK, encoded by the coding sequence ATGAAACATAAAAAAACCTACCAATTAAATGCCAGTTTTGGCTTAGTGATGTTTGTCATGCTTGGCTATTTAGTCAAGTTTTTTCCTAACAGTTTGACCAATGTGGACAGTAGTATTCAACAACTGATTAGACGAAATCTTTCAGCTACTTCAACTTCTTTTTTTAAACAGGTGACGCATTTTGGAAGTGCTCGATATGTGGTCATCATTTTAGGATTGCTATTGTTGTTATTTTTGATTAAGAAGTGGTATACAGAAGCTATCTTTTTGACTGTAAATGTAGTGATGGCCCCAATTTTGGTGACAATTCTAAAGTATGTTTATACTAGACAAAGACCTAGTTTACCGCATTTAGTGGTAGAAAAAGGGCTGAGTTTTCCATCTGGTCATGCTGCTGTTAGTATTATGCTCTATGTAACCTTGATGGTTATCTGTAGACAGAGGATTAAGCATCAATATGCTAAAAATATACCACTAGTCTTAGCGGTTATTATTGTGGGACTTATTGGTATGTCACGAATTTACCTAGGGGTTCATTATCCGACGGATATACTAGGTGGCTGGCTGATAAGTGGTAGTTGGTTACTATTCTGGTTTCCTGTTTATGATGAATTTAGATTTAAATGGCGTTTTAAGGGAGTTCAAAAATAA
- a CDS encoding ATP phosphoribosyltransferase regulatory subunit: MKNKQLAPGMHDKLFKRAHSIYQIETKVANFLMASRINRIDTPMVEYAGVFEDEFDNHNYHLFDKHGDLLVVRPDVTQSIARVVATTKVSLPVKFSYSGKVFRNHDELKGLQNERTQAGIEFIGFDPDLAITEALDLAQASLKLAGVDTYRLELSHAGILQPIFDQFTEAQVALLSKKISNKSITGLTEFVRQYPSEFDAFLVNLPHLFGQAETVLADAKKLVTNSDILAAFAEIENLSHNFEQVTVDFGMLAKRSYYTGLMFRVFSDKVPYAFLSGGRYDKLFERFEAGAVSAVGWALDVDAIYEEIREALVFDGGSL; the protein is encoded by the coding sequence ATGAAAAATAAACAATTAGCGCCAGGCATGCATGATAAGTTATTTAAACGCGCACATAGTATCTACCAAATAGAGACTAAGGTCGCTAATTTCTTGATGGCTAGTCGGATTAATCGGATTGACACCCCTATGGTCGAGTATGCAGGCGTATTTGAGGATGAATTTGACAATCATAATTATCATTTATTTGATAAGCATGGAGATTTGTTAGTCGTCAGACCAGATGTCACACAGTCAATCGCACGAGTTGTTGCAACGACTAAAGTGAGCTTACCAGTTAAGTTTTCCTACAGTGGTAAAGTGTTTCGAAATCATGATGAGCTCAAAGGCTTGCAAAATGAGCGCACCCAAGCAGGGATTGAATTCATAGGCTTTGATCCTGATTTGGCAATTACTGAAGCGCTAGATTTGGCACAAGCGAGTTTAAAACTTGCTGGTGTTGATACTTATCGACTTGAACTCAGTCATGCTGGTATTTTACAACCCATTTTTGACCAGTTTACTGAGGCGCAAGTTGCTTTACTGTCAAAAAAAATTAGCAATAAATCAATTACTGGTTTAACGGAATTTGTTCGGCAGTATCCGAGTGAGTTTGATGCGTTTTTAGTGAATTTACCACACTTGTTTGGTCAAGCTGAAACCGTATTAGCAGATGCCAAAAAATTAGTCACTAACTCGGATATACTCGCTGCATTTGCTGAAATTGAAAACTTGAGCCATAATTTTGAACAGGTGACAGTTGATTTTGGGATGCTAGCTAAGCGCAGTTACTATACAGGTCTGATGTTCCGTGTCTTTAGTGATAAGGTACCATATGCTTTTCTCAGTGGCGGTCGGTATGATAAGTTATTTGAGCGGTTTGAAGCAGGGGCTGTCAGTGCAGTAGGCTGGGCATTAGATGTGGATGCGATTTATGAGGAGATACGCGAAGCACTTGTCTTTGATGGAGGAAGTCTATGA
- the hisA gene encoding 1-(5-phosphoribosyl)-5-[(5-phosphoribosylamino)methylideneamino]imidazole-4-carboxamide isomerase, whose translation MQILPAIDIKNGRAVRLYKGDFEQETVVNDSPLAQAKIFAKAGMTYLHVVDLDGALDGRATSAPIIEDIVKQTGLKIEVGGGIRTLAQIGDYLANGVDRVIIGSMAVTDPDFVREALAQFGADKIVIGIDAKKGMVATKGWLETSDVDFITLALEMEKMGVRLFVYTDVDRDGTLTGPNLSHYEQLKEALTSASVIASGGIAEVSDLIALADIGVTGTIVGKAYYNGNISLDELREY comes from the coding sequence ATGCAAATACTACCAGCAATTGATATCAAAAATGGTCGTGCAGTTCGTTTATATAAAGGTGATTTTGAACAAGAAACAGTTGTGAATGATAGTCCCTTGGCACAAGCAAAAATTTTTGCCAAAGCAGGTATGACCTATTTACACGTTGTTGATTTAGATGGTGCACTAGATGGTAGAGCAACCAGCGCACCGATCATTGAAGATATCGTAAAACAGACTGGTCTAAAGATTGAAGTTGGTGGTGGTATTCGCACACTAGCACAAATTGGTGATTATCTAGCAAATGGTGTCGATCGCGTTATCATTGGGTCAATGGCAGTGACAGATCCTGACTTTGTTAGAGAGGCATTAGCACAATTTGGTGCGGATAAGATTGTGATTGGGATCGATGCTAAAAAAGGAATGGTTGCAACTAAAGGATGGCTAGAAACATCTGATGTTGACTTCATTACTTTAGCATTGGAGATGGAGAAAATGGGCGTCCGCCTATTTGTTTACACTGACGTTGACCGTGATGGGACCTTAACTGGTCCAAATCTTAGCCATTATGAGCAGCTAAAGGAGGCCCTGACGTCTGCATCTGTCATCGCTTCTGGTGGGATTGCTGAAGTCAGTGATTTGATAGCTCTTGCTGACATTGGTGTTACGGGTACCATTGTTGGTAAGGCTTACTACAATGGAAATATTAGTTTAGATGAGTTAAGGGAGTACTAA
- the hisB gene encoding imidazoleglycerol-phosphate dehydratase HisB encodes MRQAEIIRNTAETQITLAVNLDAQDPVEIDTGVGFFDHMLTLLARHGRFSLVVKANGDLHVDSHHTVEDVGIALGQVLREALGDKAGINRYGTSFVPMDETLGMSSLDLSGRSYLVFDAEFTNPKLGNFDTELVEEFFQALAFNVQMNLHLKILHGKNNHHKSESLFKATGRALREAVTLNPEIHGVNSTKGVL; translated from the coding sequence ATGAGACAAGCAGAGATCATCAGAAATACTGCAGAAACACAAATTACCCTTGCGGTAAATTTAGATGCCCAAGACCCTGTTGAGATTGACACAGGAGTTGGTTTTTTTGATCACATGTTGACATTGCTGGCAAGACATGGCAGGTTCAGTCTTGTCGTTAAAGCAAACGGTGATTTACACGTTGACAGCCATCATACCGTAGAAGATGTTGGTATTGCACTTGGACAAGTGTTACGTGAGGCATTGGGTGACAAAGCAGGCATCAATCGTTATGGGACAAGTTTTGTCCCCATGGATGAGACATTGGGGATGTCAAGTCTTGATTTATCAGGTCGGTCTTATCTTGTTTTTGATGCTGAGTTTACAAACCCTAAGTTAGGTAACTTTGATACAGAACTTGTGGAAGAATTTTTCCAAGCCTTAGCTTTTAATGTACAGATGAATCTACACTTGAAGATTTTACATGGCAAAAATAACCATCATAAGTCAGAAAGCTTGTTTAAAGCGACTGGCCGTGCGTTACGTGAAGCTGTGACCTTGAATCCTGAAATTCATGGTGTGAATTCGACTAAAGGAGTCTTGTAA
- a CDS encoding TIGR01212 family radical SAM protein (This family includes YhcC from E. coli K-12, an uncharacterized radical SAM protein.) — translation MMKRYTTWNDYLRDSYGEKVFKVPIDAGFDCPNRDGTVAHGGCTFCTVSGSGDAIVAPDAPIPVQVEKEIEFLHRKWPGVKKYIAYFQNFTNTHDSVDVIRERFEQAVGRPDVVGINIGTRPDCLPTETLDYLAELNTRITVWVELGLQTTYEKTSDLINRAHDYQTYLDAVANLRARGILVCVHLINGLPGETPDMMLENVRRVVTDSDIQGIKLHLLHLMTGTRMQRDFHQGDLQLMAFDDYVNVICDQLEIIPKEISIHRLTGDAPREMLIGPMWSLKKWEVLNAIDAELVRRDTFQGAKVC, via the coding sequence ATGATGAAGAGATATACAACATGGAATGACTATCTTCGTGATAGTTATGGTGAAAAAGTATTTAAGGTTCCGATTGATGCTGGATTTGATTGCCCAAATCGTGATGGTACGGTAGCGCATGGCGGCTGTACGTTTTGTACAGTTTCTGGTTCTGGTGATGCCATAGTAGCACCAGATGCACCAATTCCAGTACAGGTTGAAAAAGAGATCGAGTTCTTGCATCGTAAATGGCCGGGTGTTAAGAAATATATCGCTTATTTTCAAAATTTCACAAATACACATGATTCTGTAGACGTCATAAGAGAGCGGTTCGAGCAGGCCGTTGGCCGGCCAGATGTCGTTGGTATCAATATTGGGACACGTCCTGACTGTTTGCCTACTGAAACTCTTGACTATCTAGCTGAATTAAATACGCGTATTACAGTATGGGTTGAATTAGGCCTACAAACGACATATGAGAAGACTAGTGATCTGATCAATAGAGCGCATGACTATCAAACTTATTTAGACGCTGTCGCTAACCTACGCGCTCGTGGTATATTAGTTTGTGTGCATTTGATTAATGGGTTACCAGGGGAAACACCAGATATGATGCTGGAAAATGTCCGTCGTGTCGTGACTGATTCTGATATTCAAGGGATTAAGCTCCATCTACTCCATTTAATGACAGGTACGAGAATGCAGCGTGATTTTCATCAGGGAGATCTCCAATTAATGGCATTTGATGATTATGTTAATGTGATTTGTGATCAACTTGAAATCATTCCAAAAGAGATTTCAATTCATCGATTAACTGGTGATGCACCTCGAGAGATGCTGATTGGTCCGATGTGGAGTTTGAAGAAGTGGGAAGTTTTAAATGCCATTGATGCTGAGTTGGTGCGTCGTGATACATTTCAGGGAGCTAAAGTATGCTAA
- the hisC gene encoding histidinol-phosphate transaminase, with the protein MKGLRQITPYVAGAQPQEKGMIKINTNEHAFSPSPAVLAALREFDGNGLRKYSSIENDSLRSALAKLLGVHQDQIIVGNGSDDILALAFLSFFNSDDPLLFPDITYGFYKVWADLFRIPFEEVPLTAQFEINSSDYMDRKTGGIVIANPNAPTGIYKTLAEIEAIVVANQDVVVIIDEAYIAFGGISALPLVAKYDNVFITRTFSKDAALAGLRVGYGIGSPKLLKVIQAVKHAYNPYSVDAIAEKLATAAVTDAAYYTQVNAEIVEIRDWFSAELKAIGFDVLPSKANFVLVKPAGISASTLFDFLQTKKIYVRYFGDKARLSSYLRISIGTKNEMIRVIQIIGDLVA; encoded by the coding sequence ATGAAAGGCTTACGACAAATTACCCCTTATGTAGCAGGTGCGCAACCGCAAGAAAAAGGGATGATTAAAATCAATACGAATGAACATGCTTTTTCACCAAGTCCAGCTGTACTAGCAGCCCTTCGTGAGTTTGATGGGAATGGGCTTAGAAAGTATTCTTCAATAGAAAATGATAGCTTGCGAAGTGCACTAGCAAAACTATTAGGGGTGCATCAGGATCAGATTATTGTTGGTAATGGATCGGATGATATACTAGCCTTGGCTTTCTTGAGTTTTTTTAATTCAGATGATCCGCTATTATTTCCTGATATCACCTACGGATTTTATAAGGTATGGGCTGACCTATTTAGAATTCCTTTTGAGGAAGTGCCATTAACTGCTCAGTTTGAAATCAACAGTTCAGATTATATGGATCGAAAAACGGGTGGTATTGTGATTGCTAATCCCAATGCACCAACTGGGATTTATAAGACCTTAGCCGAAATTGAAGCGATTGTGGTCGCTAATCAAGACGTTGTGGTGATTATTGATGAGGCCTATATTGCTTTTGGCGGGATAAGTGCCCTACCTTTAGTCGCTAAGTATGATAATGTCTTTATCACGCGTACTTTTTCAAAAGATGCTGCTTTAGCAGGCTTACGTGTTGGTTACGGGATTGGCTCACCAAAGTTATTGAAGGTAATACAGGCAGTCAAACATGCCTATAATCCTTATTCTGTAGATGCAATAGCTGAAAAATTAGCGACTGCTGCAGTTACTGATGCTGCCTATTACACACAAGTTAATGCTGAAATTGTAGAGATAAGAGACTGGTTCTCTGCTGAATTAAAGGCGATAGGCTTTGATGTGTTACCTTCTAAAGCTAATTTTGTCCTAGTTAAGCCTGCGGGTATCTCGGCAAGTACCTTATTTGACTTCTTACAAACTAAAAAAATCTACGTCAGGTATTTTGGAGACAAAGCACGGTTGTCTAGCTATCTGAGAATATCGATCGGGACAAAAAATGAGATGATTCGAGTCATCCAAATAATAGGAGATCTAGTTGCATGA
- the hisG gene encoding ATP phosphoribosyltransferase, translating into MITIALTKGRIEKDTVKILAQAGFDMGFMADKGRNLIFIDQAQDLRFLLVKAPDVATYVEHGIADLGVVGSDVLYEHPGNYLEMLDLNIGLCKFSVASIPSYDPLDHKRKKIATKYPKIATDFFNAKHEDVEIVSIQGSVEIAPVIGLTDAIVDIVETGHTLAANGLIIFEDIVRVSSRLIANNASIKKNPEIMTLIARLEAVVGNEEVAFNG; encoded by the coding sequence ATGATTACGATTGCATTAACCAAGGGTCGCATCGAAAAAGATACGGTTAAGATTTTGGCTCAGGCTGGGTTTGATATGGGGTTCATGGCAGATAAAGGACGCAATCTGATTTTTATAGATCAGGCACAGGATTTACGTTTTTTACTGGTTAAAGCGCCTGACGTGGCAACCTATGTGGAACATGGCATCGCTGATTTGGGAGTGGTAGGCTCAGATGTTTTATATGAGCATCCGGGTAATTACTTGGAGATGTTAGATTTAAATATTGGCTTGTGTAAATTTTCAGTAGCCAGTATTCCAAGTTATGACCCGCTAGACCATAAGCGTAAAAAAATTGCGACAAAGTATCCTAAAATTGCCACTGATTTTTTTAATGCCAAACATGAAGATGTGGAGATCGTATCAATTCAAGGGTCGGTTGAGATTGCACCTGTTATTGGGTTGACAGATGCGATTGTCGATATTGTTGAGACGGGGCATACGCTTGCAGCCAATGGTTTGATTATCTTTGAGGATATTGTACGTGTCTCTTCTAGGTTGATTGCCAATAATGCAAGTATTAAGAAGAATCCAGAAATTATGACACTCATTGCTAGGTTAGAGGCTGTTGTTGGAAATGAAGAGGTAGCATTTAATGGTTAA
- the hisF gene encoding imidazole glycerol phosphate synthase subunit HisF, with amino-acid sequence MLAKRIIPCLDVKDGRVVKGVNFVNLTDVGDPAETAKLYYEQGCDELVFLDITATHEARDTMVEVVRHVADQVFIPFTVGGGIRSVADMSKMLRAGADKVGINSSAVANPDLIRQGAEKFGNQCIVVAIDAKKQTDGSFHVYVNGGRKDTGLDAVEWAKQAVALGAGEILLTSMDKDGTKSGFDIALSNAVANAVNVPVIASGGAGTARDMVDVFQQTSVTGALAASVFHYGEIDIKDVKLKMKANQIEVRL; translated from the coding sequence ATGCTAGCAAAAAGAATCATTCCTTGCCTGGATGTCAAAGATGGTCGTGTTGTCAAGGGTGTCAACTTTGTCAACTTAACCGATGTTGGTGATCCTGCAGAAACAGCTAAACTCTACTATGAACAAGGATGCGACGAGCTTGTTTTTCTTGATATTACGGCGACTCATGAGGCACGTGATACGATGGTAGAGGTGGTGCGTCATGTGGCAGATCAAGTATTCATCCCATTTACAGTCGGTGGTGGTATTCGCTCTGTCGCTGACATGAGTAAGATGCTGAGGGCTGGTGCAGATAAAGTCGGCATCAATTCCAGTGCAGTCGCAAACCCTGACTTAATTCGACAAGGGGCAGAGAAATTTGGCAACCAGTGTATTGTTGTTGCCATAGATGCTAAAAAACAAACAGATGGCAGTTTTCATGTCTATGTCAATGGTGGCCGTAAGGATACGGGTCTTGATGCAGTCGAGTGGGCTAAGCAAGCAGTTGCTTTAGGTGCTGGTGAAATTCTTTTAACGAGTATGGATAAAGATGGGACAAAATCAGGATTTGACATTGCGCTAAGTAACGCCGTTGCCAATGCTGTAAATGTTCCTGTGATCGCCTCTGGTGGTGCAGGGACAGCCCGTGATATGGTTGACGTATTCCAACAAACATCAGTAACAGGGGCTTTAGCTGCCAGTGTTTTTCATTACGGTGAGATAGACATCAAGGACGTCAAATTAAAAATGAAAGCAAATCAAATTGAGGTACGTTTATGA